One part of the uncultured Celeribacter sp. genome encodes these proteins:
- the sufB gene encoding Fe-S cluster assembly protein SufB — MMDDVQVKEGVEEETVAAVQALAGKYKYGWETDIEMDYAPKGLSEDIVRLISAKNEEPEWMTEWRLEAYRRWVTLEEPDWAMIDYPEIDFQDQYYYARPKSMKEKPKSLDEVDPKLLETYNKLGISLKEQMILAGVEGAEEVPADGANSDRKVAVDAVFDSVSVGTTFKKELEKAGVIFCSISEAIKEHPELVKKYLASVVPISDNYYATLNSAVFSDGSFVYIPPNTRCPMELSTYFRINAENTGQFERTLIIADKGSYVSYLEGCTAPQRDTAQLHAAVVEIIVEEDAEVKYSTVQNWFPGDEEGKGGIYNFVTKRADCRGDRSKVMWTQVETGSSVTWKYPSCILRGDDSQGEFYSIAITNNHQQADTGTKMIHLGKNTRSRIVSKGISAGVAQNTYRGQVSMHPKAKHSRNYTQCDSLLIGDKCGAHTVPYIEVKNNSSRVEHEATTSKVDDEQMFYCRQRGMDEEEAVALIVNGFAKEVLQALPMEFAMEAQQLVAISLEGSVG; from the coding sequence ATGATGGATGACGTTCAGGTTAAAGAAGGGGTCGAGGAGGAGACGGTTGCGGCCGTTCAGGCACTCGCCGGGAAGTATAAATACGGCTGGGAAACCGATATCGAGATGGATTACGCCCCCAAGGGCCTTTCCGAGGATATCGTGCGCCTGATTTCTGCCAAGAACGAAGAACCCGAGTGGATGACCGAATGGCGGCTTGAGGCCTATCGCCGCTGGGTGACCTTGGAAGAACCCGATTGGGCGATGATCGACTATCCGGAAATCGACTTTCAGGATCAGTATTACTATGCCCGTCCCAAAAGTATGAAAGAAAAGCCCAAGTCGCTTGATGAGGTCGACCCCAAGCTTCTGGAAACGTACAACAAGCTGGGCATTTCTCTGAAAGAGCAAATGATTCTCGCTGGGGTGGAAGGCGCTGAAGAGGTGCCTGCGGATGGTGCCAATTCCGACCGCAAGGTTGCGGTGGATGCGGTGTTCGATTCTGTGTCCGTCGGCACGACCTTCAAGAAAGAGCTGGAAAAGGCTGGGGTAATTTTCTGTTCGATTTCCGAGGCCATCAAAGAGCATCCGGAGCTGGTCAAGAAATACCTCGCTTCCGTGGTGCCGATCTCGGACAATTACTATGCGACGCTGAACTCTGCGGTGTTTTCGGACGGGTCGTTCGTGTACATCCCGCCGAACACGCGCTGCCCGATGGAGCTATCCACCTATTTCCGCATCAATGCGGAAAATACCGGTCAGTTCGAACGCACCCTGATCATTGCCGACAAGGGCAGCTACGTGTCCTATCTCGAAGGCTGCACCGCTCCGCAGCGCGATACCGCACAGCTGCATGCGGCGGTTGTCGAGATCATCGTCGAAGAGGACGCCGAGGTGAAATATTCCACGGTGCAAAACTGGTTCCCGGGGGACGAAGAGGGCAAAGGCGGCATCTACAACTTTGTGACCAAACGTGCAGATTGCCGGGGCGATCGGTCCAAGGTGATGTGGACGCAGGTTGAAACCGGATCCTCGGTGACCTGGAAATACCCGTCCTGCATTCTGCGCGGCGACGACAGTCAGGGCGAGTTCTATTCCATCGCGATCACCAACAATCATCAACAGGCCGATACCGGCACGAAGATGATCCATCTTGGTAAGAACACCCGCTCACGCATTGTTTCCAAAGGGATTTCTGCGGGCGTGGCGCAAAACACCTATCGTGGTCAGGTCTCCATGCACCCGAAGGCAAAACATTCGCGCAACTACACCCAATGCGACAGCCTGCTGATCGGCGACAAATGCGGGGCCCACACGGTGCCTTATATTGAGGTCAAAAACAATTCCTCACGCGTCGAGCATGAGGCGACGACCTCGAAGGTGGATGACGAACAGATGTTCTATTGCCGCCAGCGGGGCATGGACGAAGAAGAGGCCGTGGCCCTGATCGTCAACGGTTTCGCCAAAGAGGTGCTGCAGGCGCTGCCGATGGAATTCGCAATGGAAGCACAGCAACTGGTGGCGATCTCGCTGGAAGGCTCTGTGGGGTAA
- a CDS encoding heavy metal-binding domain-containing protein: MIVTTTNSIEGRAITDYRGIVTGEAILGANVFRDLFAGIRDIVGGRSAAYEQELGRARETAMAEMQERAAALGGDAIVGVDLDYEVINNMLMVSASGTAVTLGHKD; encoded by the coding sequence ATGATTGTTACCACGACGAACAGTATCGAAGGCCGTGCCATTACCGACTATCGCGGCATTGTCACCGGAGAGGCGATCCTCGGGGCGAATGTGTTTCGGGACCTCTTTGCGGGCATTCGTGACATCGTGGGCGGTCGCTCGGCGGCCTATGAACAGGAACTGGGGCGCGCCCGTGAAACCGCGATGGCAGAAATGCAAGAGCGTGCAGCCGCTCTTGGCGGCGACGCGATTGTCGGCGTCGATCTCGATTATGAAGTGATCAACAACATGCTCATGGTGTCGGCCTCTGGCACGGCCGTGACGCTTGGACATAAGGACTGA
- the sufC gene encoding Fe-S cluster assembly ATPase SufC, giving the protein MLEIKNLHVKLEEEDKQILKGVDLKVGAGEVHAIMGPNGSGKSTTSYVMSGRDGYEVTEGEVLLEGEDLLALEPEERAAAGLFLAFQYPVEIPGVGNMTFLRTAVNAQRKARGEEELDATAFLKLVREKAKSLKIDAEMLKRPVNVGFSGGEKKRNEILQMAMLEPKLCILDETDSGLDVDAMKLVSDGVNALRDGKRSFVVITHYQRLLDHIKPDVVHIMSDGKIIKSGGPELALEVEHNGYADLLAETAE; this is encoded by the coding sequence ATGTTGGAAATCAAAAATCTCCACGTCAAACTTGAAGAAGAAGATAAGCAGATTCTCAAAGGCGTCGACCTGAAGGTTGGCGCAGGCGAAGTCCATGCGATCATGGGGCCGAACGGGTCGGGAAAATCCACGACCTCCTATGTGATGTCGGGTCGTGACGGCTATGAGGTGACCGAAGGCGAAGTGCTGCTGGAAGGGGAAGATCTTTTGGCGCTGGAGCCGGAAGAGCGCGCCGCCGCGGGCCTGTTCCTAGCCTTTCAGTATCCGGTGGAAATTCCCGGTGTGGGTAACATGACTTTCCTGCGGACCGCTGTGAACGCGCAACGTAAGGCGCGCGGTGAAGAGGAACTGGATGCGACGGCGTTCCTCAAGCTGGTGCGCGAAAAGGCCAAATCGCTCAAGATCGACGCCGAGATGCTCAAACGTCCGGTGAACGTCGGGTTCTCCGGCGGTGAAAAGAAGCGTAACGAAATCCTGCAGATGGCGATGCTGGAGCCGAAGCTCTGCATCCTCGACGAAACCGACTCCGGTCTTGACGTCGATGCGATGAAACTGGTGTCGGACGGCGTGAACGCGCTGCGCGATGGCAAACGCTCCTTCGTGGTCATCACTCACTACCAGCGCCTTCTGGACCATATCAAACCCGATGTCGTGCACATCATGTCGGACGGCAAGATCATCAAATCCGGTGGCCCTGAGCTGGCACTTGAGGTCGAGCATAACGGCTATGCTGATCTGCTGGCGGAGACTGCAGAATGA
- the sufD gene encoding Fe-S cluster assembly protein SufD yields the protein MPMPQGAPWANALREDALNRLLSAGLPSGRDEYWRWTRPDTLTAQEVTPAGVFEADDAPVFSGFDRLSLVFVDGVFDAEASDDLRGENLEIMRLSDALSTDIHWVKDAYGALEKRAQDPVERPLATLNTAFATDGVVIRATGVVSKPVHLCYLHHDTHSEAILHHVIRVEEGADLTVLENGPAAARFNKLMEVEVADRAKFHHVRAQGRDHERRAATHLFASVGSEATFKSFTMTANGVLTRNEVFIDITGADSVAHVAGAAMGDGDFHHDDTVFITHGAEGCESRQVFKKVLRNGAKGVFQGKILVQNPAQKTDGYQISQGLLLDDDSQFLAKPELEIYADDVACSHGSTVGAIDEEALFYLRSRGVPTHDATDLLTLAFLAEAIEEIEDEAIAADIHARLEGWLARRRR from the coding sequence ATGCCGATGCCGCAGGGCGCGCCTTGGGCCAATGCGCTGCGTGAAGATGCGCTGAACCGTTTGTTGTCTGCCGGGCTGCCGTCCGGGCGGGACGAATACTGGCGCTGGACACGTCCGGACACGCTGACCGCGCAAGAGGTGACACCTGCCGGGGTGTTCGAAGCCGACGATGCACCGGTGTTTTCCGGATTCGACCGGCTGTCGCTGGTCTTTGTCGACGGTGTGTTCGATGCCGAGGCCTCTGACGATCTGCGCGGTGAGAACCTTGAAATCATGCGCTTGTCGGATGCCCTGTCGACGGACATTCACTGGGTTAAGGACGCCTATGGTGCGCTGGAAAAACGCGCGCAGGATCCGGTCGAGCGCCCGCTGGCCACGCTGAACACGGCTTTTGCCACCGATGGTGTGGTGATCCGCGCGACCGGTGTCGTGTCGAAGCCGGTGCATCTGTGTTATCTGCACCACGATACGCATTCTGAAGCGATCCTGCACCATGTGATCCGCGTCGAAGAGGGGGCCGACCTCACCGTTCTGGAAAACGGTCCGGCTGCTGCCCGTTTCAACAAGCTGATGGAGGTTGAGGTCGCAGACCGCGCCAAATTCCACCATGTGCGTGCACAGGGGCGCGATCACGAACGTCGCGCAGCGACGCATCTGTTTGCCAGCGTCGGATCTGAAGCCACCTTCAAGTCCTTTACCATGACGGCCAATGGTGTGCTGACCCGCAATGAGGTCTTCATCGACATAACCGGTGCAGATTCGGTGGCCCATGTCGCCGGCGCGGCCATGGGCGATGGCGATTTCCATCACGACGACACGGTGTTCATCACCCACGGCGCCGAAGGCTGTGAATCGCGTCAGGTCTTCAAGAAGGTGCTGCGCAACGGGGCAAAAGGCGTGTTCCAGGGCAAAATCCTGGTCCAAAATCCGGCGCAGAAAACCGACGGTTATCAGATCTCGCAGGGTCTTTTGCTGGACGATGACAGTCAGTTTCTGGCCAAGCCGGAGCTTGAAATCTATGCCGATGATGTCGCCTGTTCCCACGGGTCGACGGTTGGGGCGATCGACGAAGAGGCTCTGTTCTACCTGCGCTCGCGCGGGGTGCCGACCCATGATGCCACCGACCTGCTGACGCTGGCCTTTCTGGCAGAAGCCATCGAGGAGATCGAGGACGAGGCCATCGCCGCCGACATCCACGCCCGTCTCGAAGGCTGGCTGGCCCGGCGTCGTCGCTGA
- a CDS encoding YIP1 family protein, which yields MGVVSDIARSYRAPRAVLRHRLAGGENEGSALVTLMLACGLIFVAQWPRLSRLAFESGQEMQMLMGATLLSWLFIMPLVFYILAALIAVVLRLFGSQASGFSIRLALFWGLLCAAPMWLFWGLTVGFIGPGAAANLVGILALCALIYFWGMGLAEAAFPNEADHV from the coding sequence ATGGGGGTCGTGTCCGATATCGCCCGCAGTTACCGCGCCCCGCGTGCGGTGCTGCGCCATCGACTGGCGGGTGGCGAAAACGAGGGCAGCGCCCTTGTGACGCTGATGCTGGCCTGTGGTCTGATCTTCGTCGCCCAATGGCCGCGTCTGTCGCGTCTGGCCTTTGAAAGCGGGCAGGAGATGCAGATGCTGATGGGGGCGACCCTGCTGAGCTGGCTGTTCATCATGCCGCTGGTGTTCTACATCCTCGCGGCGCTGATCGCTGTGGTGCTCAGGCTCTTCGGCAGTCAGGCGAGCGGCTTTTCCATCCGTCTGGCGTTGTTTTGGGGGCTGCTCTGTGCCGCGCCCATGTGGCTTTTTTGGGGGCTGACCGTCGGCTTTATCGGGCCAGGGGCTGCCGCCAATCTGGTGGGCATTCTGGCGCTCTGTGCGCTGATTTATTTCTGGGGAATGGGTCTGGCTGAGGCCGCATTCCCGAATGAGGCAGACCATGTTTGA
- a CDS encoding cysteine desulfurase: MFDVEAIRADFPILSRQVNGQPLTYLDNGASAQKPQVVIDAINKAYSQEYANVHRGLHYLSNLATDHYESVRETVRRFLNAAHEDEIIFTSGTTEGINLVSYAWAAPRLQAGDEIVLSVLEHHANVVPWHFLRERQGVVLKWVDCGPDGSLDPQAVIDAIGPRTKLLALTQMSNVTGTRVDVKAICEAARARGVATLVDGSQAAVHGPVDVQDLGCDFYPITGHKLYGPSGSGAIYIRAERQAEMRPFLGGGDMIDTVTKEAVTYAKPPLRFEAGTPGIVQTIGLGVALNYLMDIGMENIAAYESGLADYAASRLQGLNWLNVQGTAPGKGAIFSFTMEGAHAHDLSTVLDKRGVAVRAGSHCAMPLMEHLGITASCRASFAMYNTPEEVDRLVEALELCREFFA, translated from the coding sequence ATGTTTGATGTTGAGGCGATCCGCGCCGATTTTCCGATCCTGTCCCGTCAGGTGAACGGGCAGCCACTGACCTATTTGGACAATGGCGCTTCGGCGCAAAAGCCGCAGGTGGTGATTGATGCGATCAACAAAGCCTATTCGCAGGAATATGCCAATGTGCATCGGGGCCTGCATTACCTGTCGAACCTTGCGACCGATCACTATGAATCCGTGCGCGAAACCGTCCGCCGGTTCCTGAATGCCGCCCATGAGGATGAGATCATCTTCACCTCGGGGACCACGGAAGGGATCAATCTGGTCTCCTACGCCTGGGCTGCGCCGCGTCTGCAAGCGGGCGATGAAATCGTTTTGTCGGTTCTGGAACATCACGCCAATGTGGTGCCCTGGCATTTCCTGCGCGAACGGCAGGGAGTGGTTCTCAAATGGGTGGATTGCGGCCCGGACGGCAGCCTTGATCCGCAGGCCGTGATCGACGCGATCGGACCGCGCACGAAACTGCTCGCGCTCACTCAGATGTCTAATGTCACCGGCACGCGCGTCGATGTGAAAGCCATCTGCGAGGCAGCGCGCGCGCGTGGCGTCGCCACGCTTGTCGATGGCTCGCAGGCTGCAGTGCATGGGCCGGTCGATGTTCAGGATCTGGGCTGTGATTTCTATCCGATCACTGGCCACAAGCTCTACGGTCCCTCCGGATCCGGCGCGATTTACATTCGGGCCGAGCGGCAGGCCGAAATGCGCCCCTTCCTTGGCGGCGGAGACATGATCGACACGGTGACCAAGGAGGCCGTCACCTATGCCAAACCGCCACTGCGCTTTGAGGCGGGGACGCCGGGCATCGTGCAGACCATCGGGCTTGGGGTTGCGCTCAACTATCTCATGGACATTGGCATGGAAAACATCGCCGCCTATGAAAGCGGGCTGGCTGACTATGCCGCCTCGCGCCTGCAGGGGCTGAACTGGCTGAACGTGCAGGGGACAGCACCAGGGAAAGGCGCGATCTTTTCCTTCACCATGGAAGGGGCACATGCCCATGATCTGTCCACTGTGCTGGATAAAAGGGGCGTGGCTGTCCGGGCCGGGTCGCATTGCGCCATGCCTTTGATGGAGCACCTCGGGATCACCGCCAGCTGCCGGGCGTCCTTTGCGATGTACAACACCCCCGAAGAGGTCGATCGGCTGGTCGAGGCTCTGGAGCTGTGCCGCGAATTTTTCGCTTAG
- a CDS encoding site-specific integrase, with translation MPRPAKGARLHKFKHRPNWYIRDTGRPDRSTGCTSRAEAEKALAAYIATKGRVDAANEPQNVTCSEILAIYAEEYAPTVAAPQRIGYAVEALIPFWANLKVSHVKGETCRRYAKFRKKVVKRNEEGEPIEWAPVSPGTIRRELGTLQAALNYCHREGIITNAPLVTLPRKPEPKERWLTRDEAALLIWTAYRGQKAKHIARFILIALYTGTRKDAIIRMGFRKNTIGGWFDLERGIMYRMAETERSTKKRRTPAPIPRQLLAHLRRWKAQGCEWAVEYNGGLIADPKRGFAMAAKQAGLTDVTPHTLKHTAITWALQNGVSIWEAAGYFATSPETIEKVYGHHAPDFMQSAKEAIERRRK, from the coding sequence ATGCCGAGACCAGCCAAAGGTGCCAGACTCCACAAATTCAAACATCGCCCGAACTGGTACATCCGCGACACAGGACGCCCAGACCGCAGCACGGGCTGCACAAGCCGCGCAGAAGCTGAAAAGGCCCTCGCGGCGTACATAGCCACAAAAGGCAGAGTCGATGCAGCCAATGAACCGCAAAATGTGACCTGCAGCGAAATCCTTGCGATCTACGCGGAAGAATATGCACCAACAGTCGCAGCCCCCCAGCGCATTGGATACGCCGTCGAGGCTCTCATTCCATTCTGGGCAAACCTGAAGGTTTCTCATGTCAAAGGTGAAACCTGTCGGCGCTATGCGAAATTCCGCAAAAAGGTTGTGAAGCGGAATGAAGAAGGGGAACCCATAGAATGGGCACCCGTTTCCCCCGGAACCATCCGCAGGGAGCTGGGCACGCTCCAGGCTGCACTCAACTATTGCCACAGAGAAGGCATCATCACCAACGCGCCACTCGTGACACTGCCCAGGAAACCTGAACCAAAAGAGCGCTGGCTGACACGAGACGAAGCGGCGCTGCTCATTTGGACCGCATACCGCGGCCAGAAAGCCAAGCACATTGCCCGCTTCATCCTGATCGCCCTCTACACCGGAACGCGTAAGGATGCGATCATTCGAATGGGATTCCGGAAAAACACAATTGGCGGCTGGTTCGATCTGGAGCGCGGAATAATGTACCGCATGGCAGAAACAGAGCGCTCGACAAAGAAGCGCCGGACCCCGGCGCCGATTCCGCGTCAACTTCTTGCACACCTGCGGCGATGGAAAGCGCAGGGGTGCGAATGGGCTGTCGAATACAACGGGGGACTGATCGCGGATCCAAAACGAGGCTTTGCCATGGCCGCAAAGCAAGCTGGCCTCACAGACGTAACGCCACACACACTAAAGCACACGGCCATCACCTGGGCGCTGCAAAACGGCGTGAGCATCTGGGAGGCTGCCGGTTACTTCGCGACAAGCCCGGAGACCATTGAAAAGGTCTACGGGCACCATGCTCCGGACTTCATGCAGAGCGCAAAGGAAGCTATCGAGCGACGCAGAAAATAG
- a CDS encoding XRE family transcriptional regulator, which translates to MNIDNKEKLARTGDVSPDAIRDRLLAARKSIGMQQKDVAAEAGVKVTTFNSQETRGAPSIQTMRYYYRQHRIDFNFILHGDFAQLPLDVQDRLFSALYAK; encoded by the coding sequence ATGAACATTGACAACAAAGAAAAGCTCGCCCGCACAGGAGACGTATCGCCGGACGCCATCCGCGACCGCCTCCTCGCCGCACGCAAATCTATAGGCATGCAGCAAAAAGACGTCGCTGCGGAGGCCGGCGTCAAAGTCACCACCTTCAATTCACAAGAGACGCGGGGCGCACCCAGCATCCAAACAATGCGATACTATTACCGCCAGCACAGAATTGATTTTAATTTCATTCTGCACGGTGATTTCGCGCAACTCCCACTCGACGTTCAGGATCGCCTCTTCTCCGCACTTTATGCAAAATAG
- a CDS encoding autotransporter outer membrane beta-barrel domain-containing protein — translation MEKKIFGRGGRLTKWKGRVASVAPAMVFAVVGGGAFADCTPSNTGTAGNDTLTCDATNDPAGSDIVTLAGDDTVHFSAGQSGGIYLDEDGGVEAATDGNDTLIVDGGDFTKNLYAGGGDDTLKFVSGGSSTASSYTGGAIMAGSGNDTIILYGAIIGGINAGEGDDLIEIYSGRVFPATRGDAGNDIITIYGGRAGHVRGGDGEDAITVLNGSVGAILSDAGDDYVIIGGGEAYYADGGAGNDVLELSGGKLIGGAGRLGDLDGGIGDDEISIIAGGTVAGDVIGGTGNDTLTLSGGVVEGLVNAGEGDDIAEWTGTDLSEIQMGDGSDSLEVNTAEFGGSDLSTITILDGGDDVATADGFIDTLTLWNETATLSGANVLNWETVELDASEVSFSDGALTTGEEDGYGLFLNSGTTLDVSGGFDLTGSLTNGALLTAMDDTAGDQIAVSGSYTGDGGTIELDAELGDDSSAADTLKVAGDVTGTSSIYVNVVGGEGAETDLGILLVEVSGTSAADAFSLANELEAGAFTYGLEYSNPDDSASQNWYLRSTGTSGGGAAFESAPGVLLAFSELSTLEQRVGQRQWWGRDSEARGPLQPAEGAWIRMNASQSHTMADSTSGAELETTKWLLQAGWDAMLSESDTGRWVLGGFVQAGTISSDLTTETSSAKIDGTGFGLGITGTWYGNSGTYVDLQSLVSLTRADYSSAVAGELANDQDATALAFSAEVGHRMAVSEHTALVPQAQLSYARIWGGEFTDNQGTEVDLGTNDSLIGRLGLAYEYEYSEGWLFGDRAAAGPQHQREKVYAIANILHDFSDDSSVSVGGADLAASGQDTWGEIGLGGSMTWDENKVVYTEGSYRRAFDQGDDNWGASVEVGFRMSW, via the coding sequence ATGGAAAAGAAAATTTTTGGGCGCGGTGGGCGTCTGACGAAATGGAAAGGCCGTGTGGCCAGTGTTGCGCCAGCAATGGTGTTTGCAGTTGTTGGCGGGGGCGCTTTTGCGGATTGCACTCCCTCGAATACTGGTACCGCAGGGAATGACACGCTCACCTGCGACGCAACCAACGATCCTGCGGGGAGTGATATCGTTACGCTGGCTGGCGATGATACCGTTCACTTCAGTGCCGGTCAGTCAGGTGGCATCTATCTGGATGAAGATGGTGGTGTAGAGGCTGCGACCGATGGAAATGATACCCTGATCGTAGATGGCGGCGACTTTACAAAAAACCTCTATGCCGGAGGCGGAGATGACACGCTCAAATTTGTGTCTGGTGGGAGTTCAACCGCTTCCAGCTATACTGGTGGTGCGATTATGGCTGGGAGCGGGAATGATACAATCATTTTGTACGGTGCCATCATTGGCGGTATAAACGCTGGCGAGGGTGACGATCTGATCGAAATCTATAGTGGCCGTGTGTTCCCTGCCACACGGGGTGATGCGGGCAATGATATCATCACCATTTACGGGGGTAGGGCAGGCCATGTCCGTGGTGGAGATGGTGAGGATGCCATTACTGTTTTGAATGGTTCCGTCGGGGCTATTTTGTCTGATGCAGGCGATGATTACGTTATCATTGGCGGGGGGGAGGCGTACTATGCTGACGGTGGTGCCGGAAATGATGTTTTGGAGCTTTCTGGTGGGAAGCTGATCGGGGGCGCTGGTCGTCTCGGCGATCTCGATGGTGGTATCGGCGACGATGAGATTTCAATCATTGCAGGCGGCACAGTAGCCGGGGACGTCATCGGCGGTACAGGCAACGACACACTCACATTGAGCGGCGGTGTTGTCGAAGGTCTGGTGAATGCCGGTGAAGGAGATGATATCGCAGAATGGACGGGCACAGACCTCTCTGAGATCCAGATGGGTGACGGTTCCGACAGCCTGGAGGTCAATACCGCCGAATTCGGTGGCAGCGATCTCAGCACGATCACGATTCTGGATGGCGGCGATGACGTTGCGACGGCAGACGGTTTCATCGACACGCTGACGCTGTGGAATGAGACCGCAACGCTGAGCGGCGCCAATGTCCTCAACTGGGAAACGGTTGAACTTGATGCCTCCGAGGTTTCTTTTTCCGATGGTGCGCTGACCACGGGCGAAGAAGACGGTTACGGCCTTTTCCTGAACTCCGGGACGACTCTGGACGTCTCCGGTGGCTTCGATCTGACGGGCAGCCTGACCAACGGTGCACTTCTGACCGCCATGGATGACACGGCTGGGGATCAGATTGCTGTGTCGGGCAGCTACACCGGTGACGGCGGCACGATTGAGCTGGATGCGGAGCTTGGCGACGACAGTTCGGCGGCTGATACGCTGAAGGTTGCAGGCGATGTGACCGGGACCTCCTCGATCTATGTGAATGTCGTGGGCGGCGAGGGTGCCGAGACCGATCTGGGGATCCTGCTGGTCGAAGTGTCCGGCACCTCTGCGGCGGATGCTTTCTCGCTGGCCAATGAGCTGGAGGCGGGTGCCTTCACCTATGGGCTGGAATACAGCAACCCCGACGACAGTGCGAGTCAGAACTGGTATCTGCGCTCCACCGGCACCAGCGGTGGCGGTGCGGCCTTTGAAAGCGCGCCGGGCGTGCTCCTGGCCTTCTCGGAACTCTCGACGCTTGAGCAGCGTGTCGGTCAGCGCCAGTGGTGGGGTCGCGACAGCGAGGCCCGCGGTCCGCTGCAGCCCGCTGAAGGCGCGTGGATCCGCATGAATGCCAGCCAGTCGCACACCATGGCGGACAGCACCTCGGGTGCCGAGCTTGAGACCACCAAATGGCTGTTGCAGGCCGGTTGGGACGCGATGCTGAGCGAAAGCGACACAGGTCGCTGGGTTCTGGGCGGCTTTGTGCAGGCGGGGACGATCTCCTCGGATTTGACCACGGAGACCTCCAGCGCCAAGATCGACGGCACCGGCTTTGGTCTCGGGATCACCGGCACCTGGTATGGCAACTCGGGCACCTATGTCGACCTGCAGTCGTTGGTGTCGCTGACCCGCGCCGACTACAGCAGCGCTGTGGCGGGTGAGCTTGCCAATGATCAGGACGCGACCGCTCTAGCATTCTCTGCCGAAGTTGGCCACCGCATGGCGGTGAGCGAACACACAGCCCTCGTGCCGCAAGCGCAGCTGAGCTACGCGCGGATCTGGGGTGGCGAGTTCACCGACAACCAGGGCACCGAGGTGGATCTGGGTACGAACGACAGCCTGATCGGGCGTCTGGGTCTGGCCTATGAGTATGAGTATAGCGAAGGCTGGCTCTTTGGCGACCGGGCGGCGGCTGGCCCGCAGCACCAGCGCGAGAAGGTCTATGCGATTGCCAACATTCTGCATGACTTCTCGGATGACAGCTCTGTGAGCGTCGGCGGTGCGGATCTTGCCGCTTCGGGTCAGGATACCTGGGGTGAGATTGGCCTCGGTGGCTCAATGACCTGGGACGAAAACAAGGTCGTCTACACAGAGGGCAGTTACCGCCGTGCCTTCGATCAGGGGGATGACAACTGGGGCGCCTCGGTTGAGGTTGGCTTCCGTATGTCCTGGTAA
- a CDS encoding HNH endonuclease signature motif containing protein → MARRLICVERGCEELAELGGNRCARHAEAQARRVAESKARAQMGTQAAAWRKLYSDPRWQRLRRDFLARHPLCADCAELGVAEPAVEVDHIERHKGKLSVFLNPRNLQGLCKRCHSRKTAREIFHGWS, encoded by the coding sequence ATGGCGCGGCGTCTGATCTGTGTGGAACGCGGGTGCGAGGAACTGGCGGAGCTGGGTGGCAATCGCTGTGCGCGGCATGCCGAGGCGCAGGCGCGAAGGGTAGCAGAAAGCAAGGCGCGGGCACAGATGGGCACGCAAGCTGCGGCCTGGCGTAAACTCTATAGCGATCCACGCTGGCAACGGTTGCGGCGGGATTTCTTAGCACGTCATCCGCTCTGTGCCGATTGCGCAGAGCTGGGCGTGGCGGAACCTGCGGTCGAGGTCGATCACATCGAACGCCACAAGGGCAAGCTGTCTGTGTTTCTGAACCCGCGTAATCTGCAAGGGCTGTGCAAGCGCTGCCACAGTCGAAAGACGGCACGCGAGATCTTTCACGGATGGTCATGA
- a CDS encoding P27 family phage terminase small subunit: MKGAKPKAHNVIPMKGGATTPIPEPLAFLSDEGKEVWTRLAPEMVKLGRLESHYLDLFGAYCEAAADLMRFTIQLVDGRYNYTSETRNGQQEKKAAAWGQRQEAISNLRQIGALFGMSPVDEQRLSDGGQGNLLDELTRAVRGGPA; encoded by the coding sequence ATGAAAGGTGCAAAGCCAAAAGCACATAACGTTATCCCGATGAAGGGAGGCGCGACGACGCCGATCCCAGAACCGCTGGCCTTTCTCTCGGATGAAGGCAAAGAGGTCTGGACGCGTCTGGCTCCCGAGATGGTCAAACTGGGGCGACTTGAATCGCATTATCTGGATCTCTTTGGTGCCTATTGCGAGGCGGCGGCAGATCTTATGCGGTTCACCATTCAGCTGGTCGATGGGCGCTACAACTACACCTCAGAGACGCGCAACGGTCAGCAAGAAAAGAAGGCGGCGGCCTGGGGGCAGCGCCAGGAGGCGATTTCCAACCTGCGCCAGATCGGGGCGTTGTTCGGGATGTCGCCGGTCGATGAACAGCGGCTGTCCGATGGCGGGCAGGGAAACCTGCTGGATGAGCTGACGCGGGCGGTGCGCGGTGGACCCGCTTGA